From a single Streptomyces liliifuscus genomic region:
- the tsaD gene encoding tRNA (adenosine(37)-N6)-threonylcarbamoyltransferase complex transferase subunit TsaD produces the protein MADEPLVLGIETSCDETGVGIVRGRTLLADAIASSVDEHARFGGVVPEVASRAHLEAMVPTIERALKEAGVSARDLDGIAVTAGPGLAGALLVGVSAAKAYAYALGKPLYGVNHLASHICVDQLEHGALPEPTMALLVSGGHSSLLLSSDITSDVRPMGATIDDAAGEAFDKIARVLNLGFPGGPVIDRYAKEGDPGAIAFPRGLTGPRDPAYDFSFSGLKTAVARWIEAKRAAGEDVPVRDVAASFQEAVVDVLTRKAVRACRDEGVDHLMIGGGVAANSRLRVLAQERCEAAGIRLRVPRPKLCTDNGAMVAALGAEMVARGRAASDWDLSADSSLPVTDTHVPGQAHSHSHSHGHDHVHEVSKGNLYS, from the coding sequence ATGGCTGACGAACCGCTCGTCCTCGGCATCGAGACCTCCTGCGACGAGACCGGCGTCGGCATCGTCCGCGGCAGGACCCTGCTCGCGGACGCGATCGCGTCCAGCGTCGACGAGCACGCGCGCTTCGGCGGAGTGGTGCCCGAAGTCGCGTCCCGTGCGCACCTGGAGGCGATGGTCCCCACCATCGAGCGGGCGCTGAAGGAGGCGGGCGTCAGCGCGAGGGACCTGGACGGGATCGCCGTCACCGCGGGCCCCGGGCTCGCGGGCGCGCTGCTCGTCGGGGTGTCGGCGGCGAAGGCGTACGCGTACGCGCTGGGCAAGCCGCTGTACGGGGTCAACCACCTCGCCTCGCACATCTGCGTGGACCAGTTGGAGCACGGGGCGCTGCCCGAGCCGACCATGGCGCTGCTCGTCTCCGGCGGGCACTCCTCGCTGCTGCTCTCCTCGGACATCACGAGTGACGTACGGCCGATGGGCGCGACCATCGACGACGCGGCCGGTGAGGCCTTCGACAAGATCGCGCGAGTGCTGAACCTCGGCTTCCCCGGCGGGCCTGTCATCGACCGGTACGCCAAGGAGGGGGACCCGGGTGCCATCGCCTTCCCGCGCGGGCTCACCGGGCCGCGGGACCCCGCGTACGACTTCTCGTTCTCCGGGCTGAAGACCGCCGTGGCTCGGTGGATCGAGGCCAAGCGGGCGGCCGGGGAGGATGTGCCGGTGCGGGATGTGGCCGCGTCCTTCCAGGAGGCCGTCGTCGACGTGCTGACGCGCAAGGCGGTACGGGCCTGTCGTGACGAGGGTGTCGACCACCTGATGATCGGTGGGGGAGTCGCCGCGAACTCGCGGCTGCGGGTGCTTGCGCAGGAGCGGTGTGAGGCCGCGGGGATTCGGCTGCGGGTGCCGCGGCCGAAGTTGTGTACGGACAATGGGGCGATGGTTGCCGCGTTGGGGGCGGAGATGGTTGCGCGGGGGCGGGCCGCGTCAGACTGGGATCTGTCCGCGGATTCCTCGTTGCCGGTTACTGACACGCATGTGCCTGGGCAGGCGCATTCACATTCCCATTCGCATGGTCATGATCATGTGCATGAGGTCAGTAAGGGCAATCTGTACTCATGA
- the alr gene encoding alanine racemase has protein sequence MTETAPARARAEIDLAALQANVRALRAQAPTAALMAVVKSDAYGHGALPCARAALDAGATWLGTATPEEALALRAAGLSGRIMCWLWTPGGPWRAAVEADLDLGISGLWSLREAVEAARASGRAARVQLKADTGLGRNGCQPADWPELVAEALRAEAEGLVKVTGLWSHFACADEPGHPSVQAQLGCFREMLAYAEGQGVRPEVRHIANSPATLTLPESHFDLVRTGIAVYGVSPGPELGTPADLGLRPVMTLSASLALVKHVPAGHGVSYGHHYVTAGDTTLGLVPVGYADGIPRHASGTGPVLIAGKWRTVAGRVAMDQFAVDLGGDEPPVGERVVLFGPGDHGEPTAEDWAKAAGTIAYEIVTRIGTRVPRVYVNTEQAG, from the coding sequence ATGACTGAAACTGCACCCGCGCGGGCCCGCGCCGAGATCGACCTGGCCGCACTGCAGGCCAATGTGCGGGCTCTGCGTGCCCAGGCGCCGACGGCCGCCCTCATGGCGGTGGTCAAGTCCGACGCGTACGGACACGGGGCGCTCCCGTGTGCCCGCGCGGCCCTGGACGCGGGCGCGACCTGGCTGGGCACGGCCACGCCCGAGGAGGCCCTGGCCCTGCGCGCGGCCGGACTGTCGGGCCGGATCATGTGCTGGCTGTGGACCCCGGGCGGGCCCTGGCGGGCGGCCGTCGAGGCCGATCTGGACCTGGGGATCAGCGGGTTGTGGTCGCTGCGTGAGGCCGTGGAGGCCGCGCGGGCGTCCGGCCGTGCGGCCCGCGTCCAGCTGAAGGCCGACACCGGGCTCGGGCGGAACGGCTGCCAGCCGGCCGACTGGCCCGAGCTCGTGGCCGAGGCCCTGCGCGCCGAGGCCGAGGGGCTCGTCAAGGTCACCGGTCTGTGGTCCCACTTCGCCTGCGCGGACGAGCCCGGCCATCCCTCCGTCCAGGCCCAGCTCGGCTGCTTCCGCGAGATGCTGGCGTACGCGGAGGGGCAGGGCGTCCGCCCCGAGGTCCGGCACATCGCCAACTCGCCCGCCACGCTCACGCTCCCCGAGAGCCACTTCGACCTCGTACGGACCGGGATCGCGGTGTACGGCGTCTCGCCCGGCCCCGAGCTGGGCACCCCGGCCGACCTCGGGCTGCGCCCGGTGATGACCCTGTCGGCGTCGCTGGCGCTGGTGAAGCACGTACCGGCGGGGCACGGCGTCAGTTACGGACACCACTACGTCACTGCGGGCGACACGACCCTCGGCCTGGTGCCCGTCGGGTACGCGGACGGCATTCCGCGCCACGCCTCCGGCACCGGGCCCGTCCTGATCGCCGGCAAGTGGCGGACGGTCGCGGGACGGGTCGCGATGGACCAGTTCGCGGTCGACCTCGGCGGGGACGAGCCACCGGTCGGCGAGAGGGTCGTCCTCTTCGGGCCCGGCGACCACGGCGAGCCGACCGCCGAGGACTGGGCCAAGGCCGCGGGCACGATCGCGTACGAAATCGTCACCCGGATCGGAACCCGGGTGCCGCGCGTTTACGTGAATACCGAACAAGCGGGGTAA
- a CDS encoding L,D-transpeptidase gives MVRQRTVAVLVAVITALSVPGAVAEPPPAPGASGVPAPLSELVPGVPPGPSQPWQLDTPDQALTPKVYTPSADEDAAEPPDAAAESDELIEYVPLSDAVERQSGVVACSKQTGPYQRQVERWLRLRVDGRQSASDCRVIRAFQIRYGIRPDSGFAGPVTWAKMQLLSAAKNPNAAGKCPVRAYRVACVDLTRQLTWVQKGTKVLFGPVPIRSGKAGYRTRSGWHRVYWKHKNHWSTLYNTPMPYSQFFSGGQAFHGIYGSVYNPPGSMGCVNMRIADARTLWGVLYKGDSVYVWGRRPGT, from the coding sequence ATGGTCCGTCAGAGAACCGTTGCCGTGTTGGTCGCCGTCATCACGGCGCTGTCCGTGCCGGGGGCCGTCGCGGAGCCTCCGCCCGCACCCGGCGCCTCCGGGGTCCCCGCGCCGCTGAGCGAGCTGGTGCCGGGGGTGCCCCCGGGGCCGTCCCAGCCGTGGCAGTTGGACACCCCCGACCAGGCGCTGACCCCGAAGGTCTACACGCCGAGCGCCGACGAGGACGCCGCCGAGCCGCCCGACGCCGCCGCGGAGAGCGACGAGCTGATCGAGTACGTACCGCTGAGTGACGCCGTGGAGCGGCAGTCCGGGGTCGTGGCGTGCAGCAAGCAGACCGGGCCGTACCAGCGGCAGGTCGAGCGGTGGCTGCGGCTCAGGGTGGACGGCAGGCAGTCCGCGAGCGACTGCCGGGTCATCCGGGCCTTTCAGATCAGATACGGGATCCGGCCCGACAGTGGCTTCGCCGGGCCCGTGACCTGGGCGAAGATGCAGCTCCTGTCGGCCGCGAAGAACCCGAACGCCGCCGGGAAATGCCCCGTACGGGCCTACCGGGTCGCCTGTGTCGATCTCACCCGGCAGCTGACCTGGGTGCAGAAGGGCACGAAGGTGCTGTTCGGGCCGGTGCCGATCCGCAGCGGAAAGGCCGGGTACCGGACCAGGTCCGGCTGGCACCGCGTCTACTGGAAGCACAAGAACCACTGGTCGACGCTCTACAACACCCCCATGCCGTACAGCCAGTTCTTCAGCGGCGGGCAGGCCTTCCACGGCATCTACGGCAGCGTCTACAACCCGCCCGGCTCGATGGGGTGCGTGAACATGCGGATCGCCGACGCTCGCACGCTGTGGGGCGTGCTGTACAAGGGCGACAGCGTGTACGTGTGGGGCCGTAGGCCCGGTACCTGA
- the rimI gene encoding ribosomal protein S18-alanine N-acetyltransferase, which yields MTSAVLREMRWWDIEPVLELEKDLFPEDAWSRGMFWSDLAHARGPGATRRYVVAEIPSGSGGGARIVGYGGLAAAGDVGDVQTIAVAREHWGTGLGAQILTELLRAATAFECAEVMLECRVDNIRAQKLYERFGFEAIGFRRGYYQPGNVDALVMRLNDPSTSVQGTEING from the coding sequence GTGACGAGCGCGGTGCTGCGCGAGATGCGCTGGTGGGACATCGAGCCCGTGCTGGAGCTCGAGAAGGACCTCTTCCCCGAGGACGCCTGGTCGCGGGGCATGTTCTGGTCGGACCTGGCCCATGCGCGGGGGCCCGGGGCGACTCGGCGGTACGTCGTGGCCGAGATCCCGTCCGGGTCCGGGGGCGGTGCGCGGATCGTGGGGTACGGCGGGCTCGCCGCCGCCGGGGACGTCGGTGACGTACAGACCATCGCCGTCGCCCGCGAGCACTGGGGCACCGGCCTCGGCGCGCAGATACTGACCGAACTGCTGCGGGCCGCGACCGCGTTCGAGTGCGCCGAGGTGATGCTCGAATGCCGCGTCGACAACATCCGCGCCCAGAAGCTGTACGAGCGCTTCGGGTTCGAGGCCATCGGATTCCGGCGCGGCTACTACCAGCCGGGGAACGTGGACGCGCTCGTCATGCGACTCAACGACCCATCGACATCCGTACAAGGAACCGAGATCAATGGCTGA
- a CDS encoding alpha/beta fold hydrolase → MSESSAEAAVEAATAAASAVSAAGGANWRRAGIAGAAIGVVAAGAAAGVAIERLTVGRGMRRKARLALDSAGPYGSLRGMPGKAVADDGTELYYEVDEVEPDSTLAPRRRRLFGRKSPAPVTVVFSHGYCLSQDSWHFQRAALRGVVRTVHWDQRSHGRSARGVAQVQDDMPVTIDQLGRDLKAVIDAAAPEGPIVLVGHSMGGMTVMALADQYPSLIRERVVGVAFVGTSSGKLGEVNFGLPVAGVNAVRRVLPGVLKALGQQAALVERGRRATADLFAGIIKRYSFASRDVDPAVARFAERLIEGTPIDVVAEFYPAFTDHDKTEALVHFAEMPVLVLAGVKDLVTPSEHSEAIADLLPDAELVLVPDAGHLVMLEHPEVVIDRLADLLTRAGAVPAGATVGGYGSTSSTAQPG, encoded by the coding sequence GTGAGCGAGAGCAGTGCGGAGGCCGCCGTGGAAGCGGCCACGGCCGCAGCCTCGGCCGTCTCCGCAGCGGGGGGCGCGAACTGGCGCAGGGCCGGGATCGCGGGCGCCGCGATAGGCGTGGTCGCCGCGGGCGCCGCCGCCGGAGTCGCCATAGAGCGGCTCACGGTCGGCCGGGGCATGCGCAGGAAGGCCAGGCTCGCCCTCGACTCGGCCGGTCCGTACGGGTCGTTGCGCGGCATGCCGGGCAAGGCCGTCGCGGACGACGGCACGGAGCTGTACTACGAGGTGGACGAGGTGGAGCCCGACTCCACCCTCGCCCCGCGCCGCCGGCGGCTCTTCGGCCGCAAGTCCCCGGCCCCCGTCACCGTCGTCTTCAGCCACGGCTACTGCCTCAGCCAGGACTCCTGGCACTTCCAGCGGGCCGCGCTGCGCGGTGTCGTGCGGACCGTCCACTGGGACCAGCGCAGCCACGGCCGCTCCGCGCGGGGCGTGGCCCAGGTCCAGGACGACATGCCGGTCACCATCGACCAGCTCGGCCGCGACCTGAAGGCCGTCATCGACGCGGCCGCGCCCGAGGGACCGATCGTCCTCGTCGGCCACTCGATGGGCGGCATGACGGTGATGGCGCTGGCCGACCAGTACCCCTCCCTGATCCGCGAGCGGGTCGTCGGCGTCGCCTTCGTCGGTACGTCGTCGGGGAAGCTCGGCGAGGTCAACTTCGGGCTGCCCGTCGCGGGCGTCAACGCGGTGCGGCGGGTGCTGCCCGGAGTGCTGAAGGCCCTGGGGCAGCAGGCCGCGCTGGTGGAGCGCGGGCGGCGGGCCACGGCCGACCTGTTCGCCGGGATCATCAAGCGGTACTCGTTCGCGTCCAGGGACGTCGACCCGGCGGTCGCGCGGTTCGCGGAGCGGCTGATCGAGGGCACACCCATCGACGTGGTCGCGGAGTTCTATCCGGCCTTCACCGACCACGACAAGACGGAGGCGCTCGTCCACTTCGCCGAGATGCCCGTGCTCGTACTGGCCGGGGTCAAGGATCTGGTCACGCCGAGCGAGCACAGCGAGGCCATCGCCGATCTGCTGCCGGACGCCGAGCTGGTGCTCGTGCCGGACGCCGGGCACCTGGTGATGCTGGAGCACCCCGAGGTCGTCATAGACCGGCTGGCCGACCTCCTCACCCGCGCGGGAGCCGTCCCTGCAGGGGCTACCGTGGGTGGTTATGGAAGCACCAGCAGCACCGCGCAACCCGGCTGA
- the tsaE gene encoding tRNA (adenosine(37)-N6)-threonylcarbamoyltransferase complex ATPase subunit type 1 TsaE has product MEAPAAPRNPAESSGPSEPSVAGVTTEITVNSPEQMRELGRRLAKLLRAGDLVMLTGELGAGKTTMTRGLGEGLGVRGAVTSPTFVIARVHPPLGGGPPLVHVDAYRLGGGLDEMEDLDLDVSLSDSVIVVEWGEGKVEELAEDRLHVLIHRAVGDTTDEVRHVTLTGVGERWATVGLGALSA; this is encoded by the coding sequence ATGGAAGCACCAGCAGCACCGCGCAACCCGGCTGAGTCCTCGGGACCCTCGGAGCCTTCCGTGGCCGGCGTCACCACTGAGATCACCGTCAACTCACCCGAACAGATGCGGGAGTTGGGCCGTCGGCTCGCCAAGCTGTTGCGCGCCGGCGACCTCGTGATGCTCACCGGCGAACTCGGCGCGGGCAAGACGACGATGACCCGCGGGCTCGGCGAGGGGCTCGGCGTACGGGGTGCGGTCACCTCGCCCACCTTCGTGATCGCACGCGTGCACCCGCCCCTCGGCGGGGGTCCGCCGCTGGTCCATGTGGACGCGTATCGCCTGGGCGGCGGGCTGGACGAGATGGAGGACCTCGACCTCGATGTCTCGCTGTCCGACTCCGTGATCGTCGTGGAGTGGGGCGAGGGCAAGGTCGAGGAGCTGGCCGAGGACCGGCTGCACGTCCTCATCCACCGGGCCGTCGGCGACACCACCGACGAGGTACGGCACGTCACGCTGACCGGGGTCGGGGAGCGGTGGGCGACGGTCGGGCTCGGCGCGCTCTCCGCCTGA
- the tsaB gene encoding tRNA (adenosine(37)-N6)-threonylcarbamoyltransferase complex dimerization subunit type 1 TsaB: MLLLALDTATPAVTVALHDGTSVIAASSQVDARRHGELLLPAVDRVLAEAGLRLDAVTGIVVGVGPGPYTGLRVGLMTADTFGLALGIPVHGLCTLDGLAYAADSSIADGPFVVATDARRKEVYWARYADSRTRVTEPAVDRPGDLDIGGLPAVGAGALLYPDTFPDAREPEHVSAAALASLAAERLAAGEELEAPRPLYLRRPDAQVPKNYKVVTPK, encoded by the coding sequence GTGCTCTTGCTCGCTCTGGATACCGCCACCCCCGCCGTCACCGTCGCGCTGCACGATGGGACGTCCGTCATCGCCGCCTCCAGTCAGGTGGACGCACGCCGGCACGGGGAGTTGCTCCTGCCGGCCGTCGACCGGGTGCTCGCCGAGGCCGGGCTGCGGCTCGACGCCGTCACCGGCATCGTGGTCGGCGTGGGCCCCGGCCCGTACACCGGGCTGCGCGTCGGTCTGATGACCGCCGACACCTTCGGGCTCGCGCTAGGCATCCCCGTACACGGACTGTGCACGCTCGACGGTCTCGCGTACGCGGCCGACAGCTCCATCGCCGACGGGCCTTTCGTCGTGGCCACCGACGCCCGGCGCAAAGAGGTCTACTGGGCGCGGTACGCCGACTCGCGCACCCGGGTCACCGAGCCCGCCGTCGACCGGCCGGGCGACCTGGACATCGGCGGTCTGCCCGCCGTCGGCGCGGGTGCGCTGCTCTACCCCGACACCTTCCCGGACGCGCGCGAACCCGAGCACGTCTCGGCGGCGGCGCTCGCGTCCCTGGCGGCGGAACGGCTGGCCGCGGGCGAGGAACTGGAGGCGCCCCGGCCCCTCTATCTGCGCCGGCCGGACGCCCAGGTGCCCAAGAACTACAAGGTGGTCACACCCAAGTGA
- a CDS encoding beta-xylosidase/alpha-l-arabinosidase → MTTAPWRDPALPAEARVDDLLARMTLEEKTAQLYGVWVGAATDGDGVAPNQLEMTSDYDWDELITHGLGQLTRSFGSAPVDPALGAQALARAQRRIAEAGRFGIPAVAHEECLAGFTAWGATAYPVPLAWGATFDPDLVEEMAHRIGRDLASVGVHQGLAPVLDVVRDPRWGRVEETIGEDPYLVGTIGAAYVRGLESAGVVATLKHFAGYASSAGARNLAPVRAGVREFADITLPPFEFALREGGARSVMAAYTDTDGVPASSDPYLLTELLRDQWQFTGTVVSDYFGVGFLETLHRVAGTKAQAAHAALAAGIDVELPTLRCYGDPLVEAVRAGTIPESLVDRAAARVLRQKCELGLLDEDWTPEPTGPIDLDSTANRVLARRLAEESVVLLSNPDGLLPLAPDTRIAVVGPRAADALAMLGCYSFPSHVGINHPDRPMGIEIPTLLESLRTELPDAKVTFTEGCDTTDPDTSGFAEAVARSAEADVCVAVLGDRAGLFGRGTSGEGCDVGDLQLPGVQAKLLDTLTATGTPVVLVLLTGRPYALGRWHNQLAASVQAFFPGEEGGPAVAGVLSGRVNPSGRLPVSVPQEPGGQPWTYLQPPLGLAGTVSNLDPTPLHPFGHGLGYTDFIWEDFEDRDETEIGTDDSYDVSVTVRNTGPREGTEVVQLYLHDPVARVTRPDVRLIAYHRLTLPPGKARRITFTFHPDLSAFTDGRGQRIVEPGALELRLGSSSTTTHHTTHITLTGPERQLGPNRRLHCASRETEAP, encoded by the coding sequence ATGACCACCGCCCCCTGGCGTGATCCCGCCCTGCCCGCCGAGGCCCGGGTCGACGACCTGCTCGCCCGGATGACCCTGGAGGAGAAGACCGCCCAGCTGTACGGCGTGTGGGTAGGAGCCGCCACGGACGGCGACGGAGTCGCCCCGAACCAGCTGGAGATGACCTCGGACTACGACTGGGACGAGCTGATCACCCACGGCCTCGGCCAGCTGACCCGCTCCTTCGGCTCGGCCCCCGTGGACCCGGCGCTCGGCGCGCAGGCACTGGCCCGCGCCCAGCGCCGTATCGCCGAGGCCGGCCGCTTCGGCATCCCGGCCGTCGCCCACGAGGAGTGCCTTGCGGGCTTCACCGCCTGGGGCGCCACCGCGTACCCGGTCCCCCTGGCCTGGGGCGCCACCTTCGACCCCGACCTCGTCGAGGAGATGGCCCACCGCATCGGCCGGGACCTCGCCTCGGTCGGCGTCCACCAGGGCCTGGCCCCCGTCCTGGACGTCGTACGGGACCCCCGCTGGGGCCGCGTCGAGGAGACCATCGGCGAGGACCCGTACCTGGTCGGCACGATCGGCGCGGCCTACGTCCGCGGCCTGGAGTCCGCCGGAGTCGTCGCCACGCTCAAGCACTTCGCGGGGTACGCGTCCTCCGCGGGCGCCCGCAACCTCGCCCCCGTACGAGCCGGTGTGCGCGAGTTCGCCGACATCACCCTGCCGCCGTTCGAGTTCGCGCTGCGCGAGGGCGGGGCCCGCTCGGTGATGGCCGCGTACACGGACACGGACGGCGTGCCCGCGTCCTCGGACCCGTATCTGCTGACCGAACTCCTGCGGGACCAATGGCAGTTCACGGGCACGGTCGTGTCCGACTACTTCGGCGTCGGCTTCCTGGAGACCCTGCACCGGGTCGCGGGCACGAAGGCTCAGGCCGCCCACGCGGCCCTGGCGGCCGGCATCGACGTCGAACTCCCCACCCTCCGCTGCTACGGCGACCCGCTGGTCGAGGCGGTACGCGCGGGCACGATCCCCGAGTCCCTGGTGGACCGGGCAGCCGCCCGGGTGCTGCGCCAGAAGTGCGAACTGGGCCTGCTGGACGAGGACTGGACCCCCGAGCCGACCGGCCCGATCGACCTGGACTCGACCGCGAACCGGGTGCTGGCCCGCCGCCTCGCCGAGGAGTCCGTCGTCCTGCTCTCCAACCCGGACGGCCTGCTCCCCCTCGCCCCCGACACCCGGATCGCCGTGGTCGGCCCGCGCGCCGCCGACGCCCTCGCCATGCTGGGCTGCTACTCGTTCCCCTCGCACGTGGGCATCAACCACCCCGACCGGCCGATGGGCATCGAGATCCCTACTCTCCTGGAGTCCCTGCGCACCGAACTCCCCGACGCCAAGGTCACGTTCACCGAGGGCTGCGACACCACGGACCCGGACACCTCGGGCTTCGCGGAGGCGGTGGCACGCTCCGCCGAGGCGGACGTCTGCGTGGCGGTACTGGGTGACCGGGCGGGCCTCTTCGGCAGGGGCACATCGGGCGAGGGCTGTGACGTGGGGGACCTACAACTCCCGGGCGTACAGGCCAAGTTGCTGGACACCCTGACGGCCACCGGCACCCCGGTCGTCCTGGTCCTGCTCACCGGCCGCCCGTACGCGCTGGGCCGCTGGCACAACCAACTGGCCGCCTCGGTCCAGGCGTTCTTCCCGGGGGAGGAGGGCGGCCCGGCAGTGGCAGGAGTGCTGTCGGGCCGCGTGAACCCCTCGGGCAGGCTCCCCGTGAGCGTCCCGCAGGAGCCCGGCGGCCAGCCGTGGACCTACCTCCAGCCCCCACTGGGCCTGGCCGGCACGGTGAGCAACCTCGACCCGACCCCCCTGCACCCCTTCGGTCACGGCCTCGGCTACACGGACTTCATCTGGGAGGACTTCGAGGACCGGGACGAGACGGAGATCGGCACGGACGACTCGTACGACGTGTCGGTCACGGTCCGCAACACGGGCCCCCGAGAAGGCACGGAGGTGGTCCAGCTCTACCTCCACGACCCGGTGGCCCGCGTAACCCGCCCCGACGTCCGCCTGATCGCCTACCACCGCCTCACCCTGCCCCCCGGCAAGGCCCGCCGCATCACTTTCACCTTCCACCCGGACCTTTCGGCGTTCACGGACGGGAGGGGCCAACGCATCGTGGAACCAGGCGCCTTGGAACTCCGCCTGGGCAGCTCCAGCACAACCACCCACCACACGACCCACATAACCCTGACGGGCCCGGAACGCCAACTGGGCCCAAACCGCCGCCTGCACTGCGCTTCAAGGGAAACGGAGGCGCCCTAG